The Kaistella daneshvariae genomic sequence GGGATTGAAAGTTCACCGCCAGCTTGGTCCCGGGCTTTTGGAGTCGGCTTACGAAGAATGTCTTTTTTACGAATTGCGTAAATCGAACTTATTGATTGAAAAACAAAAGCCGATGCCGCTTATTTATGATGAAGTAAAGCTAGATGTCGGCTATAGAATCGATATGATGGTAGAACGAAAAGTAGTAATTGAAGTAAAATCGGTGGAAGCTTTAACTGATGTTCATCTGGCTCAGGTCCTTACTTATCTCAAATTAAGTCAATGCAAATTGGGTTTGCTGATCAATTTCAATACATTACTATTTAAAAATGGTGTCAGAAGGGTTATCAACGGAAATATTTAGATTGTGTAAAATTCTTTTGTAAACACCGTAGTTAACAACTGAATAAATAGGTTTGTGACCTTTGTGAAACCTTTGTGAACCTTGTGGTTAAAATAAAAAATGCAAAATATTTTTAACATAAAAACTGAAGAAGATTTCCAGCAAAATTGTCTGGAAACTTTTCAGTACCAATATCAAAACATTGAAGTTTACCGGAAATTTGTGGATTATCTCAACATTAATCCGAGGGAAATTTCGGAGGTAGAAAAAATCCCGTTTCTGCCCATAGAAATGTTTAAAAATCACACGATTTTAGACGGAAAAAT encodes the following:
- a CDS encoding GxxExxY protein — translated: MNENEISRIIFDAGLKVHRQLGPGLLESAYEECLFYELRKSNLLIEKQKPMPLIYDEVKLDVGYRIDMMVERKVVIEVKSVEALTDVHLAQVLTYLKLSQCKLGLLINFNTLLFKNGVRRVINGNI